One Solea senegalensis isolate Sse05_10M linkage group LG21, IFAPA_SoseM_1, whole genome shotgun sequence DNA segment encodes these proteins:
- the cercam gene encoding procollagen galactosyltransferase 2 gives MLLRSLLFAASLFQVDCYFSEEKYPEESKVQPPTVVIAIIARNTAHSLPYYLGALEKLNYPRDRISVWAATDHNADNSTAMLKEWLTVMQKYYHYVEWRPMEQPISYAGELGPKHWTNTRYEHVMKLKQAALNFARKRWADYILYADTDNILTNPETLNLMIAENKSVIAPMLDSQGAYSNYWCGITPQGYYRRTAEYFPTRRRHRLGCFPVPMVHSTMLLDLRKEGMKKLAFYPPHEEYSWPYDDIIVFAFSCRAAEIQMYLCNKERYGYLNVPAKPLQTLEDDRLNFVHVHLESMIDGPPMHPSRFVHMFPKQRDLMGFDEIFLINLRRRTDRRDRMLFSLNELEVDVKVVDAIDGNALNSSEIKILGVDLLPGYYDPFSGRTLTKGEVGCFLSHYFIWKEMVDVQMDKALIFEDDVRFQANFKRRVLRLMEEVEQVDLDWDIIYFGRKQVNPGKEGDVEKVYNLVHADYSYWTLSYAISLQGAQKLLNAEPLSKMLPVDEFLPIMYDKHPNEDYKSHFPNRNLQAFSASPLLVQPCHYAGDAQWVSDTETSTLWDDDNVRTDWRGSHKTLKGSAPAPEMLSSAYRDEL, from the exons ATGTTGCTCCGCTCTCTGCTCTTTGCGGCCTCTCTCTTCCAGGTCGACTGTTACTTTTCGGAGGAAAAGTATCCAGAGGAGTCGAAAGTGCAGCCTCCCACCGTGGTTATCGCCATCATAGCCCGGAACACCGCGCACTCCCTGCCGTACTACCTCGGCGCACTGGAGAAACTCAACTACCCCAGAGACCGCATCTCAGTGTG GGCTGCCACGGATCACAACGCAGACAACAGCACGGCCATGCTCAAAGAGTGGCTCACTGTCATGCAGAAGTACTACCATTATGTGGAGTGGAGGCCAATGGAGCAGCCCAT ATCCTACGCCGGAGAGCTGGGTCCTAAACACTGGACCAACACCAGGTACGAGCACGTGATGAAGCTGAAGCAGGCGGCGCTCAACTTTGCCAGGAAACGCTGGGCTGACTACATCCTG TACGCCGACACTGACAACATCCTCACCAACCCGGAGACGCTCAACCTGATGATAGCGGAGAACAAGTCTGTCATCGCGCCCATGTTGGACTCTCAGGGAGCGTACTCCAACTACTGGTGCGGCATCACTCCGCAG GGATATTACCGTCGAACAGCCGAGTATTTCCCCACCCGCCGCCGCCACAGACTGGGCTGCTTCCCGGTGCCGATGGTTCACTCCACCATGCTGCTGGATTTAAGGAAGGAGGGCATGAAGAAACTGGCGTTCTACCCTCCTCACGAAGAGTACTCCTGGCCTTACGACGACATCATCGTGTTCGCCTTCTCCTGTCGAGCTGCAG AGATACAGATGTACTTGTGTAACAAGGAGCGCTACGGATACCTGAACGTCCCCGCCAAACCTCTCCAGACCTTGGAAGATGATCGCCTCAACTTCGTTCATGTCCACCTGGAGTCCATGA TTGATGGTCCTCCCATGCATccgtctcgttttgtccacatgTTCCCCAAACAGAGAGACCTCATGGGCTTCGATGAG ATCTTTCTGATAAATCTGCGGCGCCGCACTGACCGCCGCGACCGGATGCTGTTCTCTCTGAACGAGCTGGAGGTTGACGTCAAGGTGGTGGACGCCATCGATGGGAA CGCACTGAACAGCAGCGAGATTAAGATCCTGGGTGTTGACCTACTGCCGGGCTACTACGACCCGTTCTCAGGACGCACCCTGACCAAAGGAGAGGTGGGCTGCTTCCTCAGCCACTACTTCATCTGGAAGGAG ATGGTGGACGTGCAGATGGACAAAGCGCTCATCTTTGAGGACGATGTCCGTTTCCAGGCCAACTTCAAACGACGAGTCCTCAGGctgatggaggaggtggagcaggtGGACCTTGACTGGGACATCAT ATACTTTGGCAGGAAGCAGGTGAATCCTGGAAAGGAGGGCGATGTGGAAAAGGTTTACAATTTGGTGCACGCCGACTACTCCTACTGGACTCTGTCGTACGCCATCTCCCTACAAGGAGCCCAGAAACTGCTGAACGCTGAACCGCTTTCCAAGATGCTGCCGGTCGATGAATTTCTCCCCATCATGTATGACAAACATCCCAA tgaggACTACAAGTCCCACTTCCCCAACAGAAACCTACAAGCCTTCAGTGCAAGCCCCCTCCTGGTCCAGCCGTGTCACTACGCCGGTGATGCCCAGTGGGTGAGCGACACCGAGACGTCCACTCTGTGGGACGACGACAACGTGCGCACCGACTGGAGAGGTTCCCACAAGACCTTGAAAGGGTCCGCGCCGGCACCGGAGATGCTGTCGTCGGCCTACAGGGACGAACTTTAG